In the Dioscorea cayenensis subsp. rotundata cultivar TDr96_F1 chromosome 12, TDr96_F1_v2_PseudoChromosome.rev07_lg8_w22 25.fasta, whole genome shotgun sequence genome, one interval contains:
- the LOC120273171 gene encoding uncharacterized protein LOC120273171, with the protein MGRKRKLEMRFDDILNMEAIFMKGRTSILRVELKRVPEMGIEKEPEHGKHTIWIGEDDFTRGQVHVNMIYEVEFEEGILEQHYERLLIVEPRFRGINQLNSSMEGSTFELIRNNVGSLANHVNFNNPVVNVQPINGFGSFGDQRQLTNEFASIQKTLANNEVHFGLSEGPEGLRAEITENNSLTMNVLNSQPSNNFRNLDEISTYNGLHHRSNEIAKEQIVQNVDFQKMKDPMNNNLRHSLDENNSNPLPTNEEGIP; encoded by the exons ATGGGCAGGAAAAGGAAGCTAGAGATGagatttgatgatattttaaacATGGAAGCAATTTTCATGAAAGGAAGAACAAGTATTCTCAGAGTTGAG CTGAAAAGAGTTCCTGAGATGGGTATTGAAAAAGAACCTGAACATGGCAAACATACTATTTGGATTGGAGAAGATGATTTCACTAGAGGCCAAGTACATGTGAACAT GATTTATGAGGTTGAGTTTGAAGAAGGAATTTTGGAGCAGCACTATGAAAGACTTTTGATTGTTGAGCCTCGATTCCGTGGGatcaatcaattaaattcatccATGGAAG GTTCAACCTTCGAACTGATAAGGAATAATGTTGGAAGCTTAGCAAATCATGTCAACTTCAATAATCCAG TTGTAAATGTCCAACCAATCAATGGCTTTGGATCTTTTGGTGATCAAAGACAACTAACAAATGAGTTTGCATCTATCCAAAAGACTCTAGCAAATAATGAAGTGCATTTCGGATTGAGTGAAGGACCTGAAGGCCTAAGAGCGGAAATAACTGAAAATAACTCACTAACAATGAACG TTTTAAACTCCCAACCAAGTAACAACTTTAGAAATCTCGATGAGATTTCGACATATAATGGATTGCATCATAGATCAAATGAAATTGCAAAAGAGCAAATTGTCCAAAATGTAGACTTTCAAAAGATGAAGGATCCAATGAATAATAACTTAAGGCATTCCCTAGATGAGAATAATAGCAAccctcttccaactaatgaggAAGGCATTCCCTAG